The DNA sequence GAGCGCGATGCCCGCCGCCATCACGCCGCTCATCCTCCTCGTCGAGTTCGGTGAAGGGGAGGTCGGCGGCGTCCCCGTCGAGTCGTTCGTCTCGACGGCCGTGCTCGTGACGACGCTCGTCTCCGTGCCAGTGCTCACGGGTCTCATCGCCCTTCTGGACGCGGGACTCCTGTTCTGACCGTCGAAGCCGTCAGGTGGCGACGACCCGAGCGAGTCGCGGAGGGGGTCGGCGACGACCACGTATCGTGGGCGTACTCGTGGCGTGTCGACGGGACGGAGCGCGTTCGGTCCGGGAGGGGACGGCCATCGGCCGGTGAGCCACCACGGTTTTGTACGCGCTCGACGCACTCGCGGTATGCTCGGCTTCATCGGTGGCAGCGGAATCTACGAGTCGCTCCCCCTGAACGACACCCGGGAAGTGGCGGTGACGACGCCGTTCGGTGACCCCTCGGCCCCACTCGTCGTCGGGGAGTTCGCCGACACCGGCCGCGAGGTCGCGTTCGTCCCCCGCCACGGCCGACACCACCAGTACTCCCCGACGACCCTCCCCTACCGGGCGAACATCTACGCCCTGAAGGAACTCGGCGTGACGCACGTCATCTCGTCGAACGCCGTCGGAAGCCTCCGAGCGGAGCTCTCACCCCAGACGCTCGTCGTCCCCGACCAGACGTACGACAGGACGAAACGACGCCCGCTCACCTTCTTCGACGAGGGAATCGTCGTCCACCAGCCGTTCGCCGAACCGTACTGTCGCGAACTCTCGGCACACCTCGCCGAGGCCGCCCGCGACGCCGCCGGAACCGACGTCGTCGAAGGGGGGACCTACGTCTGCATCGAAGGCCCGCAGTTCTCGACAGTCGCCGAGAGCGAGTTCTACCGCGCGCAGGGGTGGGACGTCGTCGGCATGACCACCATCCCCGAGGCGAAACTCGCCCGCGAGGCCGAGATGGCCTACGCGACCATCACCGGCGTCACCGACTACGACGTCTGGAAGGAGGACTCACAGGTGACGCTGGAGGAAGTGCTGAAGAACGCGCAGGCGAACGAGGACGCCATCAAGAAGACCGTCGAACGCGCCATCGAGACGCTCCCGGACGGACACCGGTGTGACTGTCACACGGCCCTCGACGGGACCATAAACACGCCCAGTAGTGCGGTCTCGGAGGCGACGAAGGAGCGACTGGACCCGCTCGTCGGCGACTACCTCTGAGCGGGCTGTCGACACCGACCGAGTCGTGGGCGACCGGGATGAATGCCTGCCTAAACGTGCTAAACAGCTGATTAGTTAATACTGACGTGTCGGAAGGGTGGCACAGGAAGTCTCTCTCATGTCCACTCTAGACGAGTATCTCCGGCTGCTCGCGAACGTACAACGGCGTCGAATCCTCCAGGCCCTCGCCGACGGCGGGTCGGTGACCGTCCACGACGACGACCCGACGAGACACGCACGACTCTACCACGTCCACCTCCCGAAGCTCGCGGCAGCCGACCTCGTCGACTGGGACCCGGTGGGGGGCGTCGCCGTGCCCGGCCCGGCGTTCGACGACATCGTGCCGCTGCTCGACGCCATCGACCAGCTGTCCGACGAGAGCTGACCCCGGACCGGCCTCGGGGTCAGTCGGCGACCGCCTCGTCACCGACGGCGACGACGGCGGGGTTCTGCACCCAGAGGTCGCCGAAGACCTCGTCTTGCTGGAGGTGGACGACGCCGCGGTGAGCGAGAAAGAGCAGCGCGAGGAACGTCTGCACCCGCCGCCCGCCGGCGTCTCTGATCTCCGCGAACAGCACCTCGTCGCGCCCCTTGTCGTAGTGCGTCCGGAGCGCCCGCTCGACATCGGCGATGGTCGCCTCGATGTCCTCCATGTGGGCGGTCCCGGTGACGTCCGCCTCGTCGGGTTCGCCCTCGTCGCGGAAGTCGTCCGCCGAGCGGTAGTCGAGCGTCTGTGTCCCCCGGTCGTACCCGTGGGGAGAGTCACTCGTGTCGTACGTCCGCCCCTCCTTCCACCACGACCCGTGCTCGGCCTCGCGAAGTTCGCGGACGAGTTCGTCGAGCGTCTCTGGCGACCCGCGAGCGTGTTTGCGGTCGAGCCGCCGGTCGATCTCCGATTCGAGCGCGTCGATGGGGTCGTGGTCGAACTCCCCGTCTCGCATCTCGGCCTCCCACGGCTCTTCCGGTTCGGGGTCGTCCGGTGCGAGAATCTCGTCGCTCTTCATCCGGAGGAGCACGCTCGCATAAAAGAGCGCCCGGCCCGAGGTTCGGAGGTCGCTCTCGTCGAGGCGTTCGAGGAACGCGTCGGTCACGGCCACGATGTCGATGTCCCAGGGGTCTATCTCGCCGTCCTCGGCGAGTTGGACGAGGAGTTCGACCGGTTCGACCTCGTCGCTCTCGGCGGCGTCGACGTCCGCCGCATCGGTCAGCAGCGCCGACTCGTCGTCCGGTGACGCGGTCGCTTCGTTCGTCGACGCTGAGTGACCGTTCGTCGACGCGGATTCACCGTTCGCCGAGTCGGCCCCCCCGAACGGCGACGCCGACTCCCCGTTCGAGCCCTCGCGCGGCGTGGTCAGGTCGAGCGAGAAGTCGGCGACGTCGTCGGTGTCGCCGTCGCGGTAGAAGTCGTCCGTGCCGTCGGCGTCGTCGTCAGCCCCCTCGTCCGACGGTTCAGTCATCCGCGGGCACCTCCTCGCCGTCGCCGCCGAGTCGGATACCCGTCACCGCCGAGACGTTGTTGCCCTGCATGGTGACGCCGATGGCGCGTTCGGACCGCTCGAGGAGGGCCGACCGGTGAGAGACGACGACGAACTGCGCGTCGCCCGCGAGGTCGTCGACCATCTCGCCGACCCGTTCGGCGTTCGCGGCGTCGAGGAAGGCGTCGATCTCGTCCAGCGCGTAGAAGGGTGCCGGGTTGTACCGCTGGATGGCGAAGATGAACGCGAGCGCCGTGAGCGACTTCTCGCCGCCCGACATCGCGTCCAGCCGCTGGATCGGCTTGTCTCCCGGCTGCGCCTTCATCGTCAGCCCCGCCTCGAAGGGGTCTTCGGGGTTCTCGAGGTGGAGGTCACCCGTCCCGTCGGAGAGGCGCTCGAAGATGTCGGTGAACTGCTCGTTGATGGCGTCGAACGCCTCCATGAACGTCTCCTTCTTCAGCGACTCGTACCGCTCGATGCGCTCGCGGATGCCGTCGCGCTCCTCGACGAGGACGTCGCGCTTCTCACACATCTCGTCGAGGTCGTCGGAGACGCGGTCGTACTCGTCGATGGCCAGCATGTTCACCGGCTCGAGCGCCGCCATCTCGCCCTCCAGTCGTTCGATCTCCGACTCGACGGTGTCGTGGTCGGGCACCTCGTCGGGGTCGTAGTCGCCGACTTCGGCGGAGAGTTCGTCGATCTCCCACTCGAGCCGGTCGA is a window from the Salinigranum halophilum genome containing:
- a CDS encoding helix-turn-helix transcriptional regulator → MSTLDEYLRLLANVQRRRILQALADGGSVTVHDDDPTRHARLYHVHLPKLAAADLVDWDPVGGVAVPGPAFDDIVPLLDAIDQLSDES
- a CDS encoding segregation and condensation protein A, producing the protein MTEPSDEGADDDADGTDDFYRDGDTDDVADFSLDLTTPREGSNGESASPFGGADSANGESASTNGHSASTNEATASPDDESALLTDAADVDAAESDEVEPVELLVQLAEDGEIDPWDIDIVAVTDAFLERLDESDLRTSGRALFYASVLLRMKSDEILAPDDPEPEEPWEAEMRDGEFDHDPIDALESEIDRRLDRKHARGSPETLDELVRELREAEHGSWWKEGRTYDTSDSPHGYDRGTQTLDYRSADDFRDEGEPDEADVTGTAHMEDIEATIADVERALRTHYDKGRDEVLFAEIRDAGGRRVQTFLALLFLAHRGVVHLQQDEVFGDLWVQNPAVVAVGDEAVAD
- the mtnP gene encoding S-methyl-5'-thioadenosine phosphorylase, translating into MLGFIGGSGIYESLPLNDTREVAVTTPFGDPSAPLVVGEFADTGREVAFVPRHGRHHQYSPTTLPYRANIYALKELGVTHVISSNAVGSLRAELSPQTLVVPDQTYDRTKRRPLTFFDEGIVVHQPFAEPYCRELSAHLAEAARDAAGTDVVEGGTYVCIEGPQFSTVAESEFYRAQGWDVVGMTTIPEAKLAREAEMAYATITGVTDYDVWKEDSQVTLEEVLKNAQANEDAIKKTVERAIETLPDGHRCDCHTALDGTINTPSSAVSEATKERLDPLVGDYL